CGAGGCCTGCGAACGCGACCTGCCAATACTTGGGGTCTGCTACGGGCATCAGTTGCTGGCCGAGGCGCTGGGCGGTAAAAGCGGCTATCACCCGGACGGCCGAGAGGTCGGCACCTTCGAGGTCGCACTCACCGAGGCCGGTCAGGCGGATGCCCTGCTCGGCGCCCTGCCCAACAGGTTCCCGGCTCACCTGACGCATGCCCAATCGGTGCTCACGCCACCAGCAGGTGCGGTGGTGCTGGCGTGCAATGCCCACGATCCCTATCAGGCGCTGCGCCTGGGGCCGCGCCAGTGGAGCGTGCAGTTCCACCCGGAATTCACCTCACCGGTGATGCGTGACTACCTCGAGCACCAGCGCGAGGGGCTGGGTGAAGCCGGCCAGAACGTCGAGGCCCTGTGCGAGGGCATCCACGCGACACCCGAGGCCAACGACCTGCTCGAGCACTTCATCGCCCTGCTAGAGAAATCTCCAGCGGATAGTCGCTAGTTTTTAGTCAGCTTGCTCATATGTTCAACATATGACAACTTGAGCCTACATTTTGCCGGACAGAGCCTACGTGAAGGAAAAGCAGCAAAAGCCCAACCAACGCCCTAGCGTCGCCGAATTTCTGGCCGAGGAGATTTTCTCCGGCCGCTATCAGCCCGGCGACTACGTG
Above is a window of Halomonas sp. I5-271120 DNA encoding:
- a CDS encoding glutamine amidotransferase, with translation MKSHTPRLLLIKTGDSFPDVVAKHGDFEALFQARLPDHELTVWDAREDAQRDTLPPEHAEFDGVLITGSHAMVSDGEPWSEALKPWLHEACERDLPILGVCYGHQLLAEALGGKSGYHPDGREVGTFEVALTEAGQADALLGALPNRFPAHLTHAQSVLTPPAGAVVLACNAHDPYQALRLGPRQWSVQFHPEFTSPVMRDYLEHQREGLGEAGQNVEALCEGIHATPEANDLLEHFIALLEKSPADSR